A genome region from Streptomyces sp. S4.7 includes the following:
- the fabG gene encoding 3-oxoacyl-ACP reductase FabG encodes MSTTEQRVAVVTGAARGIGAASAVRLAAEGRAVAVLDLDEAACAETVGTITAAGGKALAVGCDVSDAARVEAAVARVAAELGAPTVLVNNAGVLRDNLLFKMSESDWDTVMNVHLKGAFLMSRACQRHMVDASFGRIVNLSSSSALGNRGQANYAAVKAGLQGFTKTLAKELGKFGVTANAVAPGFIVTDMTAQTAARVGMGFEEFQAAAATQIPVQRVGVPDDIANAIAFFTGENAGFVSGQVLYVAGGPLN; translated from the coding sequence ATGTCCACCACCGAGCAGCGTGTCGCCGTCGTGACCGGGGCGGCGCGGGGCATTGGCGCCGCGAGCGCGGTACGTCTGGCGGCCGAGGGCCGGGCCGTCGCCGTACTCGACCTGGACGAGGCGGCCTGCGCGGAGACCGTCGGCACGATCACCGCCGCGGGCGGCAAGGCCCTCGCCGTCGGCTGCGACGTCTCCGACGCCGCCCGGGTGGAGGCCGCCGTCGCGCGCGTCGCCGCCGAACTCGGCGCCCCCACCGTCCTCGTCAACAACGCGGGGGTGCTCCGCGACAACCTCCTCTTCAAGATGAGCGAGTCCGACTGGGACACGGTCATGAACGTGCACCTCAAGGGCGCGTTCCTGATGTCGCGCGCCTGTCAGCGGCACATGGTGGACGCCTCGTTCGGCCGGATCGTCAACCTGTCGTCCAGCTCCGCCCTCGGAAACCGCGGCCAGGCCAACTACGCCGCGGTCAAGGCCGGACTCCAGGGCTTCACCAAGACCCTGGCCAAGGAGCTCGGCAAGTTCGGCGTCACGGCCAACGCCGTGGCCCCCGGCTTCATCGTCACCGACATGACCGCCCAGACCGCCGCCCGTGTCGGCATGGGCTTCGAGGAGTTCCAGGCGGCCGCCGCCACCCAGATCCCGGTCCAGCGGGTCGGCGTCCCCGACGACATCGCGAACGCGATCGCCTTCTTCACGGGCGAGAACGCCGGATTCGTCTCCGGTCAGGTGCTGTACGTCGCCGGCGGACCCCTCAACTGA
- a CDS encoding Gfo/Idh/MocA family oxidoreductase, producing MKVGCIGLGDIAQKAYLPVLTTLPGAELHLQTRTPATLTRVGDSHHIPGERRHADLDSLFAQGLDAAFVHAPTSAHAEIVTRLLDAGVPTFVDKPLAYDLADSERLVSLAEERGTSLAVGFNRRFAPAYAQCLEHPRELILMQKNRIGLPEDARTLVLDDFIHVVDTLRFLLPGPVEHIDVRARTRDGLTHHVVLQLSGEGFTAIGMMNRMNGSTEEILEVSGQDTKRAVHHLAEIVDHKGQPSVRRRGDWVPVARQRGIEQCVLAFLDAVRAGKTLSARDALATHELCEQVVRAARAQAA from the coding sequence GTGAAGGTCGGCTGCATAGGGCTCGGGGACATCGCCCAGAAGGCGTATCTGCCGGTACTCACCACGCTGCCAGGGGCGGAGTTGCACCTCCAGACCCGTACCCCGGCCACCCTCACCCGGGTCGGCGACAGCCACCACATCCCCGGCGAGCGGCGCCACGCCGACCTCGACTCGCTGTTCGCACAGGGCCTGGACGCCGCTTTCGTGCACGCACCGACCTCCGCCCACGCCGAGATCGTCACCCGGCTCCTGGACGCCGGTGTGCCGACCTTCGTCGACAAGCCCCTCGCCTACGATCTCGCCGACTCCGAGCGCCTGGTGTCCCTCGCCGAAGAGCGCGGGACGAGCCTGGCCGTCGGCTTCAACCGGCGTTTCGCGCCCGCGTACGCCCAGTGTCTGGAACACCCGCGCGAACTGATCCTCATGCAGAAGAACCGCATCGGTCTGCCCGAGGACGCGCGCACCCTGGTCCTGGACGACTTCATCCATGTCGTGGACACCCTGCGCTTCCTGCTCCCCGGCCCCGTCGAGCACATCGACGTACGCGCCCGGACGCGCGACGGCCTGACCCATCACGTGGTGCTCCAGCTCTCCGGCGAGGGCTTCACCGCCATCGGCATGATGAACCGGATGAACGGCTCCACCGAGGAGATCCTCGAAGTCTCCGGACAGGACACCAAGCGGGCCGTCCACCATCTCGCCGAGATCGTCGACCACAAGGGCCAGCCCAGCGTCCGCCGGCGCGGCGACTGGGTGCCGGTGGCGCGGCAGCGCGGGATCGAGCAGTGCGTGCTCGCGTTCCTGGACGCCGTACGGGCCGGGAAGACGCTCAGCGCGCGGGACGCGCTGGCTACGCACGAGTTGTGTGAACAGGTGGTGCGGGCGGCGCGGGCGCAGGCCGCCTGA
- a CDS encoding uracil-DNA glycosylase: MTDTDMLPESWRGVLGGELQKPYFKELTEFVEEERSKGPVYPPREEVFAALDATPYDQVKVLVLGQDPYHGEGQGHGLCFSVRPGVRTPPSLRNIYKEMKEELGHPVPDNGYLMPWAEQGVLLLNAVLTVRAGEANSHKGKGWEQVTDAVIRAVDARPDPAVFVLWGAYAQKKLPLIDESRHVVVKGAHPSPLSAKKFFGSRPFTQINEAIAAQGHKAIDWRIPDLG, translated from the coding sequence GTGACCGACACCGACATGCTGCCCGAATCCTGGCGCGGCGTCCTCGGCGGGGAACTGCAGAAGCCCTACTTCAAGGAGCTCACCGAGTTCGTCGAGGAAGAGCGGTCGAAGGGGCCGGTCTACCCGCCGCGCGAAGAGGTCTTCGCCGCGCTGGACGCCACGCCGTACGACCAGGTGAAGGTCCTTGTCCTCGGCCAGGATCCGTACCACGGCGAGGGCCAGGGCCACGGTCTCTGCTTCTCGGTGCGGCCCGGTGTGCGCACGCCTCCCTCCTTGCGGAACATCTACAAGGAGATGAAGGAGGAGCTCGGCCACCCGGTGCCGGACAACGGATATCTGATGCCGTGGGCCGAGCAGGGCGTGCTCCTGCTCAACGCCGTTCTCACCGTGCGGGCGGGCGAGGCCAACTCGCACAAGGGCAAGGGCTGGGAGCAGGTGACGGACGCGGTGATCCGCGCGGTCGACGCCCGCCCGGACCCGGCGGTCTTCGTCCTCTGGGGTGCCTACGCGCAGAAGAAGCTGCCGCTGATCGACGAGAGCCGGCACGTGGTGGTGAAGGGCGCGCACCCGTCGCCGCTGTCGGCGAAGAAGTTCTTCGGCTCGCGTCCGTTCACGCAGATCAACGAGGCGATCGCGGCCCAGGGCCACAAGGCGATCGACTGGCGCATCCCCGACCTGGGCTGA
- a CDS encoding DUF3037 domain-containing protein, with product MNGRDVFEYAPLRVVPRVERGEFINAGVLVYCRAKSFVAARTHLDESRLKALAPDADVAGVRAALRAVEGVCAGGDPAGQAARDDAGRRFRWLIAPRSTVVQPGPVHTGLTLDPAAEVERLLDLLVR from the coding sequence ATGAACGGACGCGATGTGTTCGAGTACGCGCCCCTGCGTGTGGTGCCGAGGGTCGAGCGCGGTGAGTTCATCAACGCGGGCGTACTGGTCTACTGCCGCGCGAAGTCGTTCGTCGCCGCCCGTACGCATCTGGACGAGTCCCGGCTCAAGGCCCTGGCGCCCGACGCCGATGTGGCGGGGGTGCGGGCCGCGCTGCGCGCCGTCGAGGGCGTCTGCGCGGGCGGCGACCCCGCCGGACAGGCCGCGCGCGACGACGCGGGCAGGCGGTTCCGCTGGCTGATCGCGCCACGCTCGACGGTCGTCCAGCCCGGTCCCGTACACACGGGGCTGACGCTCGACCCGGCGGCCGAGGTCGAGCGGCTGCTCGACCTGCTGGTGCGGTAG
- a CDS encoding SDR family oxidoreductase, whose product MTQQPKDGGRPDSGKVALITGASRGIGYGIAEALVARGDRVCITGRGEDALKEAVERLGADRVIGFPGKAHDEAHQAAAVDRTMEAFGRVDYLVNNAGTNPVFGPMAELDLGVARKVYETNVISALGFAQLTWRAWQKDHGGAIVNIASIAGVSASPFIGAYGMSKAAMVNLTLQLAHEFAPGVRVNAIAPAVIKTRFAQAIYEGREAEAAASYPLGRLGVPEDVGGAAAFLTSDQSDWITGQTLAVDGGIFLNAGVH is encoded by the coding sequence ATGACGCAGCAGCCGAAGGACGGCGGCCGGCCCGACAGCGGCAAGGTCGCACTGATCACGGGCGCAAGCCGCGGCATCGGATACGGCATCGCCGAGGCGCTCGTCGCCCGCGGCGACCGGGTGTGCATCACCGGACGGGGTGAGGACGCCCTCAAGGAGGCCGTGGAGCGGCTGGGCGCGGACCGGGTGATCGGCTTTCCCGGCAAGGCCCACGACGAGGCCCACCAGGCCGCCGCGGTCGACCGCACCATGGAGGCGTTCGGCCGTGTCGACTATCTGGTGAACAACGCGGGGACGAACCCCGTGTTCGGCCCCATGGCCGAGCTGGATCTGGGCGTGGCGCGCAAGGTCTACGAGACCAACGTCATCTCGGCCCTCGGCTTCGCCCAGCTGACCTGGCGAGCCTGGCAGAAGGACCACGGCGGTGCGATCGTGAACATCGCGTCGATCGCCGGGGTGTCGGCCTCGCCGTTCATCGGGGCGTACGGGATGAGCAAGGCGGCGATGGTCAATCTGACCCTCCAGCTCGCCCACGAGTTCGCGCCGGGCGTGCGGGTCAACGCCATCGCCCCCGCCGTGATCAAGACCAGGTTCGCGCAGGCGATCTACGAGGGTCGGGAGGCGGAGGCCGCCGCGTCCTATCCGCTGGGGCGCCTCGGTGTTCCGGAGGACGTCGGCGGCGCCGCGGCCTTCCTCACGTCCGACCAGTCGGACTGGATCACCGGCCAGACGCTGGCCGTCGACGGCGGAATTTTCCTCAATGCTGGTGTGCACTGA
- the lnt gene encoding apolipoprotein N-acyltransferase, with translation MRVPAGRRERWVPAVGREAWVRRSTSRGWRGAAAVTAGALPALSFPEPGLWWLAYGALVPWMLLVRTAATGRRAALDGWLGGLGFMLAVHHWLMPSLHVFILVLAALLGLLWAPWGWLVRLMLGGRPSPRRTAAALVVVPSGWLAIETVRSLEGLGGPWGLLGASQWEVAPALRLASVGGVWLVTLLVVAVNTGLTTLLTVATARTAVAVGLVACAVGVSCAWVWAPEPERTGRTRVAVVQPGVFAGPDGVERRFDRSEELTRSLAGRDLDLVVWGESSVGYDLGARPDLAARIAVLSRQVGADVLVNVDASGRDGAGRTGIFKSAVLVGPNGLTGDRYDKMRLVPFGEYVPARSALGWATSVGKAAGEDRRRGTRQVVMVLPGEGRGGLRVGPLICFESAFPDMSRQLVRDGAQLLVAQSSTSTFQHSWAPEQHASLAALRAAETGRPMVHATLTGVSAVYGSRGERTGARIGTGTSAGAVYELPLTRGTTAYVKYGDWPLYGALAVLAALCAAEGARSLRRPAPAPPAPPVHTTRA, from the coding sequence ATGCGGGTTCCGGCCGGTCGGCGGGAGAGGTGGGTTCCGGCCGTCGGCCGGGAGGCGTGGGTCCGGCGCTCCACGTCGCGGGGGTGGCGCGGCGCCGCGGCCGTGACCGCCGGCGCGCTGCCCGCGCTCTCCTTTCCCGAGCCGGGGCTCTGGTGGCTCGCCTACGGGGCGCTCGTGCCCTGGATGCTGCTGGTGCGTACGGCCGCGACGGGGCGGCGCGCGGCCTTGGACGGCTGGCTCGGCGGACTGGGCTTCATGCTGGCCGTCCATCACTGGCTGATGCCGAGCCTGCATGTGTTCATCCTGGTGCTGGCCGCGCTGCTGGGGCTGTTGTGGGCGCCCTGGGGCTGGCTGGTGCGCCTGATGCTCGGCGGGCGTCCGTCTCCCCGGCGTACGGCCGCCGCGCTGGTGGTGGTGCCGTCGGGCTGGCTGGCGATCGAGACGGTGCGGTCCCTGGAGGGCCTGGGCGGTCCCTGGGGGCTGCTGGGCGCCAGTCAGTGGGAGGTCGCCCCCGCGCTGCGGCTCGCCTCGGTGGGCGGTGTCTGGCTGGTGACTCTGCTGGTCGTCGCCGTGAACACCGGGCTGACCACGCTGCTGACGGTCGCCACGGCGCGTACGGCCGTCGCCGTGGGGCTCGTGGCGTGCGCGGTCGGGGTCTCCTGCGCCTGGGTGTGGGCGCCGGAGCCGGAGCGGACCGGGCGGACGCGCGTCGCCGTCGTCCAGCCGGGGGTCTTCGCGGGTCCCGACGGCGTGGAGCGGCGTTTCGACCGCAGCGAGGAGCTGACCCGCTCGCTGGCCGGACGGGATCTCGATCTCGTCGTATGGGGCGAGAGCAGCGTCGGCTACGATCTCGGCGCCCGGCCCGATCTGGCGGCGCGCATCGCCGTGCTGTCACGGCAGGTGGGCGCCGATGTCCTGGTCAATGTGGACGCTTCGGGCAGGGACGGGGCGGGGCGCACGGGGATTTTCAAGAGTGCGGTGCTGGTGGGTCCGAACGGTCTGACGGGTGACCGGTACGACAAGATGCGGCTGGTGCCGTTCGGCGAGTACGTTCCGGCGCGCTCGGCGCTCGGCTGGGCCACATCTGTCGGCAAGGCGGCGGGCGAGGACCGTCGGCGCGGCACGCGCCAGGTGGTCATGGTGCTGCCCGGCGAGGGCCGGGGCGGGCTGCGGGTGGGCCCGCTGATCTGCTTCGAGTCGGCGTTCCCCGACATGAGCCGGCAACTGGTCAGGGACGGCGCGCAGTTACTCGTCGCGCAGTCCTCGACGTCGACGTTCCAGCACAGCTGGGCGCCGGAGCAGCACGCCTCGCTGGCGGCGTTGCGGGCGGCCGAGACGGGCCGTCCCATGGTGCACGCCACCCTCACCGGCGTCAGCGCCGTGTACGGGTCGCGCGGCGAGCGGACCGGCGCCCGGATCGGTACGGGCACCAGCGCGGGCGCCGTGTACGAGCTGCCGCTGACGCGCGGCACCACCGCGTACGTGAAGTACGGCGACTGGCCGCTGTACGGCGCGCTGGCCGTGCTCGCGGCCCTCTGCGCCGCCGAGGGCGCGCGGTCGCTCAGGCGGCCTGCGCCCGCGCCGCCCGCACCACCTGTTCACACAACTCGTGCGTAG
- a CDS encoding HipA family kinase has protein sequence MLKEVTATRYVTPLREGGSLPGIVEADDLGTYVMKFTGAGQGRKTLVAEVICGQLGRRLGLRVPELVAMQLDPVIGLGEPDQEVQELLKASGGLNLGMDFLPGSLGFDPLAYEVGPAEAGRIVWFDALINNVDRSWRNPNTLVWHGDLWLIDHGATMIWQHNWPGAQASAAKPYDASDHVLAPFRPDIASAAEELAPLVTEELLTEVAADVPDEWLVDEPGFASTDALRRAYVAALLPRAATIHERLTFDAPVKQRPSQAPGWLTEHLAPWPHPTKQSGGEGR, from the coding sequence ATGCTGAAAGAGGTCACTGCGACCCGCTATGTCACGCCCTTGCGTGAGGGCGGCTCGCTTCCCGGCATCGTCGAGGCCGACGATCTCGGGACGTACGTCATGAAATTCACCGGCGCGGGGCAGGGCCGTAAGACGCTCGTCGCGGAGGTCATCTGCGGGCAGTTGGGGCGGCGGCTCGGGCTGCGGGTGCCGGAGCTGGTCGCGATGCAGCTCGACCCCGTCATCGGTCTCGGGGAGCCCGACCAGGAGGTGCAGGAGCTGCTCAAGGCGAGCGGCGGGCTGAACCTCGGAATGGATTTCCTGCCCGGATCGCTGGGCTTCGACCCGCTCGCCTACGAGGTGGGCCCGGCCGAGGCGGGCCGGATCGTATGGTTCGACGCGCTGATCAACAACGTCGACCGGTCCTGGCGCAACCCCAACACGCTCGTCTGGCACGGCGATCTGTGGCTCATCGACCACGGGGCCACCATGATCTGGCAGCACAACTGGCCGGGCGCCCAGGCTTCGGCGGCCAAGCCGTACGACGCCTCCGACCATGTCCTCGCACCCTTCCGCCCCGACATCGCCTCGGCCGCCGAGGAGCTCGCGCCGCTGGTCACCGAGGAGCTGCTGACCGAGGTCGCCGCCGACGTGCCGGACGAATGGCTCGTGGACGAGCCCGGGTTCGCCTCCACCGACGCGCTGCGCCGCGCCTATGTGGCGGCCCTGCTGCCGCGCGCCGCGACCATCCACGAGCGCCTCACGTTCGACGCGCCCGTCAAGCAACGCCCCTCGCAGGCCCCCGGCTGGCTGACCGAACACCTGGCCCCCTGGCCGCACCCCACGAAGCAGAGCGGAGGCGAGGGCCGATGA
- a CDS encoding nuclear transport factor 2 family protein, which produces MTQRVDLATVMDRLAIDEVISGYAAAVDDTDWPGFLALYTPEGRADHRAAGGIEGSAAEVADWLAGVLGRFPVRQHLIGNRRLAFEDVGGYPGDRAEVRADCLTTMFPESGERTTSVGRYTFGLSRTDDGWRLHGVVVREGAPGGAGGAARHRDGES; this is translated from the coding sequence ATGACGCAGCGTGTGGATCTCGCGACCGTGATGGACCGACTGGCCATCGACGAGGTGATCAGCGGCTACGCGGCGGCCGTGGACGATACCGACTGGCCCGGATTCCTTGCCCTGTACACGCCCGAGGGGCGGGCCGACCACCGTGCCGCCGGCGGGATCGAGGGATCGGCCGCCGAGGTGGCCGACTGGCTCGCCGGGGTCCTGGGGCGCTTCCCCGTGCGCCAGCATCTGATCGGCAACCGCCGGCTGGCCTTCGAGGACGTCGGCGGATATCCGGGCGACCGCGCCGAGGTGCGGGCCGACTGTCTGACCACGATGTTCCCGGAGTCCGGCGAGAGGACCACCTCCGTCGGCCGCTACACCTTCGGTCTCTCCCGGACGGACGACGGCTGGCGGCTGCACGGCGTCGTGGTGCGGGAGGGGGCGCCGGGCGGCGCGGGCGGCGCGGCCCGGCACCGGGACGGCGAAAGCTGA
- a CDS encoding ABC transporter substrate-binding protein: MFNRTSLQAAAALASISLLAGCGLFSSDGDGGDQKITVGTTSEPSTLDPAAAWDNSWELYRNVFQTLVAFPTGSTTPQPDAADNCKFTDSTNKVYRCTLRDGLTFSNGHELDADAVKHSFDRIVKINVNGGPNGLLASLDGVTSDGELTVTFNLNKPDATFPFVLAAPAMSIVDPAEYPADKLREDGELTGSGPYTLESYTVGSNAELAQNASYKGFADRKNKAVTIQYFQGSDKMFGALKKKEIDVIYRGLTSEEVVELEQKKEENEHLQLVETVGADIRYLVFNPKDESAAKLPVRQAVAQVVDRDALVAKVYQGTAEPLYSMVPKGISGHATSFFDKYGDPDVGKARTILEDAGIDTPVPLTFWFTTDRYGSGTVAEFAELKRQLEASGLFEITLKSKPWKDFQAGFQKGEYPVFGRGWFPDFPDPDNFVAPFVGKNNALSTPYESPEITTELLPQSRRESDRGAVIEQFERAQEIFVDDVRLLPLWQGKLYVAASEEISGGERALDPQTVMQLWEFSRKASW; this comes from the coding sequence GTGTTCAACCGGACCAGTCTGCAGGCCGCTGCAGCTCTCGCGTCCATATCCCTGCTGGCTGGATGTGGCTTGTTCTCGTCGGACGGTGACGGAGGGGATCAGAAGATCACGGTCGGCACCACCAGTGAGCCGAGCACGCTCGACCCGGCCGCCGCGTGGGACAACTCGTGGGAGCTGTACAGGAACGTCTTCCAGACCCTGGTCGCCTTCCCCACCGGCAGCACGACCCCCCAGCCCGACGCCGCCGACAACTGCAAATTCACGGACTCGACGAACAAGGTCTACCGCTGCACACTCCGCGACGGGCTGACGTTCTCGAACGGCCACGAGCTCGACGCCGACGCCGTCAAGCACTCCTTCGACCGCATCGTGAAGATCAACGTGAACGGTGGTCCCAACGGACTCCTCGCGTCGCTCGACGGTGTCACCTCCGACGGCGAGCTGACCGTCACGTTCAACCTGAACAAGCCGGACGCCACGTTCCCGTTCGTGCTCGCCGCCCCCGCGATGTCCATCGTCGACCCGGCGGAGTACCCGGCCGACAAGCTCCGCGAAGACGGCGAGCTGACCGGTTCCGGCCCCTACACACTTGAGTCGTACACGGTCGGCAGCAACGCCGAACTGGCGCAGAACGCCAGCTACAAGGGGTTCGCCGACCGCAAGAACAAGGCCGTCACGATCCAGTACTTCCAGGGCTCCGACAAAATGTTCGGAGCCCTCAAGAAGAAGGAGATCGACGTCATCTACCGAGGCCTGACCTCGGAGGAAGTCGTCGAACTCGAACAGAAGAAGGAAGAGAACGAGCACCTTCAGCTGGTCGAGACGGTCGGCGCCGACATCCGTTACCTGGTGTTCAACCCCAAGGACGAGTCGGCGGCGAAGCTGCCCGTACGGCAGGCGGTGGCCCAGGTGGTCGACCGTGACGCGCTCGTGGCCAAGGTCTACCAGGGCACGGCCGAGCCGCTGTACTCCATGGTCCCCAAGGGCATCTCGGGGCACGCCACGAGCTTCTTCGACAAGTACGGCGACCCGGACGTCGGCAAGGCGCGGACGATCCTGGAGGACGCCGGCATCGACACGCCCGTGCCGCTGACGTTCTGGTTCACGACCGACCGGTACGGCTCGGGCACGGTGGCCGAGTTCGCGGAGCTCAAGCGCCAGCTCGAAGCGTCCGGCCTCTTCGAGATCACGCTGAAGAGCAAGCCCTGGAAGGACTTCCAGGCGGGCTTCCAGAAGGGCGAGTACCCGGTCTTCGGCCGTGGCTGGTTCCCCGACTTCCCGGACCCCGACAACTTCGTGGCCCCCTTCGTAGGCAAGAACAACGCCCTGAGCACGCCCTACGAGAGCCCCGAGATCACCACGGAGCTTCTGCCGCAGTCGCGGCGCGAGAGCGACCGGGGCGCGGTCATCGAGCAGTTCGAGCGCGCCCAGGAGATCTTCGTCGACGACGTGCGGCTGCTGCCGCTGTGGCAGGGCAAGCTCTACGTCGCGGCCTCGGAGGAGATCAGCGGCGGCGAGCGGGCGCTCGACCCGCAGACGGTCATGCAGCTGTGGGAGTTCAGCCGCAAGGCCAGCTGGTAG